The Raphanus sativus cultivar WK10039 unplaced genomic scaffold, ASM80110v3 Scaffold0199, whole genome shotgun sequence genome segment taaatagaataatctattttgtgtttgttcatgactccattatggagtgaaaaatggagtagggttggaacaattttactccatattcacttttactccattttggaggaaaaaatagagttttatattggagatgctcttaccttattattatatccactacgcatgtttccttatattgcatatattttactataagttagatacatccactagcatattatcctataagatagattattaataatacatctactaacatataatactatacgacagattactacaatatattatttgtattcattaacttgcatctatcaatattagcaatactacgaagacgactaactctatacttttaacctataaaccatgatgtactaatttataacaaaaatgatattactgttataaattagtttttataaaaaatatttatagcagcaatttgttatataagataaatttaatcaagacccaaatctttttttttcctgttcagaaaaaaagaaacctacgaatatataccattaaattagccaaaaatcttccgaataaatagtaactctcaccaacccaaaaaaatgaattaaaaatataacaaaagatattatgtttgaaatttagctcactggaTCGGTACAAAtatgttcatttcaggtatgagtttttcgagttctcaacattaagatctaagtaggtatttttttttgtccgggtcgattttttctggttccggatcattctaactttttatattataaatcttaaataatatacaacatatatataaaatatgtgaatcaaaagataaacccGCGCGTCTAGTCtctgtttaaaaataaatgaaatgtCAATTTAAACAACTTGGTCCATATCCCCTAATAAATACTTTTATAAGAGTACAAGTCAAAGAAAatcagaaatgaaaagaaaaatcagaaactGGCCGGTGTCTGGATGGTGTCATAAGGCATTCTAGAATGATTGAAATGCAATATTAAAATCATCCTCTAATTAAAGTGGACAGGGTAATCACGTAATTTACAACCAGACGAAGGAAGGTGGTGGGGgtctggtggtggtggagagagATGATAAGAGTTGGAAACGCGTCTCTATGAGGCCCATATTCCATTcatttcctctctctctctctctctctctcatctctctacgtttctctctctctctatattcTCAACTCGAATCGTAAAGCTAGCCGGAGAAGGTGAAAATTCAATACAACATGGCGCAGAGAACGGAGAAGGAAGAGACGGAGTTCAAGGTCCTCGAAACCTTGACCCCGACGCTCTGCTCAAACAACTGCGGCGTCACAGCGAATCCAGCGACCAACAACATGTGTCAGAAATGTTTCAACGCCTCCGTCGCAGGCGTAGACTCCACCTCGACGTTGAAAAGATCGGCCAGATCCGTCAACCTCCGATCCACGCCAGCAAAAGCCGTGATCCGTCGTCCCAGGGAGACCGACCCGGTTAAGAGGGATCAACAGCAACAGACGATGATAAACCGGTGTTCCGGCTGTCGGAAGAAGGTCGGTTTGACCGGGTTCAGGTGCCGGTGCGGGGACCTTTTCTGCGCCGAGCACCGTTACTCGGATCGACACGATTGCAGCTACGACTACAAAACCGCCGGCCGTGAGGCGATCGCTAGAGAGAATCCTGTTGTCAAGGCGGCGAAGATGGTTAAAGTTTAATTCGTGAAAAAAACTCTCGGTGGTTCAGTTCAAGGTTCTGGTCTGTAAGGATCGGACAATCGTTAAACAGAGAGATCCTCGGAGACATTATTGAGTTGATGATGTCTGTTTGTAATGAAAAAAGATCATAGAGATTCCTCTGCTCGATTTCAGTCtgaagataaaatttatttttctttttacttttcctttttttttctagtgGATTTATTGTTTGGCTTTACGAATTCAAGACAAAGTTGTCGAGTGGCATGTGTATGTAGATTCGGTAGAAATGAAGGGTGTTTCTGGTAATTCAGGTAACGTGTCTCTGGTTTCGTGTGGTACTTTTATCATAATGTTATACTAGTCCATTGTGCGTCACAACTCACTAAAGCCAATTTATGTTAGACAAGTTTGCTTGGCGTATACAAAATCGGGCAATGAATACTTTTGTATATGCTACATAACTCgatcaataattttatttcgTTTACTAACTTAATATCTTCGTGTGACGCAATATCATGTGAATCACACAAGAAATATCTCGTTAAAAGTAAAAGAGagttttatatctttatatcaTGCAACTATCGTTATAGTACAATAAAATGCAGGCCTGCGGTTTTTGTCCGAACCGGTgttttcggttttcggttcgggtcggttTTTAATTTGGTTCAATTCGGTATGGGTTTGAAAATTAATTCGGTTAGTGGTTCTAttcggttttcaatttttttaaaaagattaaaaattataaaaaccgaaaataactaaaaataaccgaaaaccgaaccgaaaataaccggaaaaccgaaccgaaaataaccgaattaGCCAAAAATAACCGAATtaaaccgaataaaccaaatttaaccataaatacccgaatattttggaaaaatcataccaaaaataaccaaaaatttaaaaattcggttattttcggaattaaaattgaaaaccaaaaaaaactcgATAACCGAACCGAACAGAAATTTTATCCGGTTTATTTCggaattgttttttaaaacttcggttaaccgaaaaccgacggttcggttcagttcggttttaGAAAACCTAAGTCGCAGGCCTAATAAAATGAAAGTGACCAATTGTATGGGGGTTACACACGCATAAGAGAAAAGTCTTATTTCTTGGGCCTCGTCGTTTGTTCTAAGAAATAATGCAATTAACGTAAAGTTGGTGGAAAGTCAATTTAAATGTCAAACATCAACTTGAAAAGAAAGGAGAGTAGTCAACTGGTGGGAATGTTGTACAACTTGTCTTCGAACTTCTTCAAGTCCAAAACGTAATCGCAtgcatatatgatatatctctCGTACGACTTTTTCAAAAAGTTTGGTAAAACGAAATGTAACTGGTTCATTACATAGGACATCCTCTCATAGGGGTGGTCTGAGCATAGCTAAATGGAACATAGGTCTATAGCCCCCAAAATTTACATAGAAATAAGTTACTaagtttgcaaaaaaaaacttatagaaccttttacaattatttaaagCTCCCAAAATTCCAGGGACTGCCTCTGATCCAACAAGTACCTTTTGTAGAACATTGCGTcattatttattactattttatttcagCCACAAAACAAAAAGCAGTAACTGCAACTATCATTCGCAAATTTTACCACAAAAAGAAGTAGAGAGTCGTACTAATTCAAAGAAGGAAAGAAACTAGTATATAAATGCTATACTGTACCAAAGCACACTACTACTCACATTGATTGGGCCCAGTAAACTTAGACCCAGCCCATCATGATCATAAAcctcttgtgtgttttgtttatAAAAGATTTTACAAGGGGcttgtaaattttctttatttttgttccgGTGTACAAGTCTCTTTTCTAAATCGTTCCGTCTGTCTTGGAAGCTAAATCCCTTTCTGCTACAATCAGATAACAAATCGAGCGAGAGAGTGGTCTTTAGATTTTCCACGACAGAGaatccaaaaccctaaaccatccATCCCCACACAGACACGGAAAAAGGTTGTAAAATCTCTCTCCGATTCTCGAATCGAATCGAATCTCACGCGTACGTTAGGGTTTTATACTGATTTGGTTCTTTCTCTGTTCTGTCATTGCGGCCGAAAAGTTAGGGTTTACAATCTCGATTGATGGGAAGCAGCAGCGACGATGATGATCGGATCTTCAATGGTGATTTCAGCGAGGAAGGAGTTGTCAAGCTGAAAGAGAGAGTGAAGGTTAAGCTGAAAGAGTACATGGGAGACTACACTGATGACATTCTCGTGGTACCGATTTATTTTTAAGTGTACTAACAAGTCTCTTAGAATTTGTAATGAGActgaaatgtatatttttgctTTGTTCATTAGGAGTATGTGATAGTCTTGCTTAAGAATGGGAGGAGGAGAGAGGAAGCTAAGAATGAATTGAAGATCTTTCTTTCAGATGATAGCGATTCTTTCGTGTCTTGGTATGTAAATGTGAAAACGAAGTTTTATTATCTCTCTGTAGAAGTTTGAACTCACTAGGAGGGTCCTTTTACAGGTTGTGGGATCATCTGGGTGAAAGTGTGGATGAGTATTTTACAGTTTCTCATGTTGAGCAAAAGAAGATGAGAAGCAGTCTGCATGAGGAGGATAAAGCACTTGTGCAAATGGAGTCCGAATCTGGAAAAGAACGAGCACCAGCTCGGCGCAGTAGACAGTGGAGAACCCAGACGAGTGACGTTCCTCCTCTTTTGAGTTCTGAGGTTCACAAAGTTCATAACTACGAGAAGGGAGAACACAGAGGAAGAGATGGTAAAAGGTCTCGGTCTCCTCAGAGTCGCTCCCATAGGAAAAGGAGTAAAACTGACAGCTCGCGGGATGAACAGGTCTGTACTTTGTAACTTTTTTTGCTTAGTAGGAATCACCACGTAATACCTGGAGtagataatttaaaaaacatgCTGAGTTAGTTCACTGGCTGGGATGTGACATGTCATATCGTAGTATTGTGAAGATGTTCTCAGAGTCAAATTTGGGCCACAGAGGGTACTTTTGCGTTTTGCTTTGATAAGAGTAACATGTGTGAGACGTCTTCAGTTACCCTAGACTTTGTTTGATTGGGTTACCTTTTGTCAGTAGTCTTCTAATGCATGTCCTGATGTAAATCTGATGTGCGGATAGTGGTTATGTTTCTCTGATGATCTTTTTATTTGACTTTCTATGATAGAGGGAGGCTAAACCTGTTGTTTCCAGCCGGCTGCTTCAGTTTGCTATGCGAGATGCTCTGGGTACATCAAAGCCGACTGAACCCTCATTAAAACGTCTCCGCTCAGTGGTGTCC includes the following:
- the LOC130501451 gene encoding zinc finger A20 and AN1 domain-containing stress-associated protein 5-like — encoded protein: MAQRTEKEETEFKVLETLTPTLCSNNCGVTANPATNNMCQKCFNASVAGVDSTSTLKRSARSVNLRSTPAKAVIRRPRETDPVKRDQQQQTMINRCSGCRKKVGLTGFRCRCGDLFCAEHRYSDRHDCSYDYKTAGREAIARENPVVKAAKMVKV